In Planctomycetota bacterium, the sequence GACCCGCGCCTGCGCGTCACCATTGACGCCCAGAAGAACGCCGTGCGCGTCGAGCGCACCGCCGACGACCGCGAGACCCGCGCCCTGCATGGCCTCCTGCGCAACGTCATCGCCAACATGGTCGTCGGCGTCACACGCGGCTACCTGAAGACCCTGCAAGTCGTCGGCATCGGCTACACCGCCAAGCTCCAGGACGGCCAGCTCGTCCTCCAGGTCGGCCTGGCCAACGACCTCCGCGTCCCCGTGCCCGAAGGCATCAAAGTGGACCCGCCCGAGACCGGCAATGTCTTCGTCTCGGGCGTCGGCAGCGTCCCGTGCGCCATCGTGCGGGTCCGCGGCCTCGACAAGCAGAAGGTCGGCGACTTCGCCGCCATGATTCACCGCCTCCGCCCGCCCGAGCCGTACCGCGGCAAGGGCATCCGCTACGAAGGCGAAGAGATCCGGCGCAAGGCGGGCAAAGCCTTCGCCGCCCAGGAGTGATCGAGCGTGAGGGCCAACACCAAGAAGAACGTCCTTCGCGCACGCCGCCATCGCCGCGTGCGGCGCAAGGTGAGTGGAACCCCCGAGCGTCCCCGCCTGTGCGTCAGGCGGAGCCTGCTCCACATCTACGCGCAGCTGGTTGACGACACCACGGGGCGCACCCTCGTGGCCGCGTCCACCCTGAGCCCCGAGGTCCGCGAAGCCTGCCGCGGCGTCAAGAAGGTGGCCGCCGCCGCCGCCATCGGCAAGGAGCTGGCCCGCAAGGCCCTCGCGGCCGGCGTAAGCAAGGTGGCGTTCGACCGCAGCGGCTACAAGTACCACGGCCGAGTCCGCGCCCTGGCCGAAGGAGCGCGGGAAGGCGGGCTCCAATTCTGAAAGGTCCGCCAGCGGGCACCAGGAGGTAGATGGCCTTGCCAAGCATCGAGAAAGAACCAGGCGCCAGCCACGAACTCATCGAGAACGTCGTCAAGATCTTCCGTAGCTCCTCCGTCGTCAAGGGCGGGCGCCGCTTCAGCTTCGCCGCACTCGTCGTCGTCGGCGACGGCCGCGGGCGCGTGGGCTACGGCTACGGCAAGGCCAACGAAGTGCCCAATGCCGTAGACAAGGCCATGTCCGGCGCCCGGGCCTCCCTGCGCAACGTCTCGCTGGCAGGCGACACCCTGCCGCACACGGTCACGGGCCGGTTCGGCTCCACCAAGGTGCTCCTCCGTCCCGCCGCCCCGGGCACAGGCGTCATCGCCGGCGCGGGCGTGCGCGCGGTCGTCGAGGCCGCCGGCGTCCGAAACGTGCTCTCCAAAGTCTTCGGCTCCAGAAACCTCAAGAACGTGGTCAAGGCGACGATGGACGCTCTCGGGCAGTTGCGCACGCGAGCCGAGGTCGA encodes:
- the rplF gene encoding 50S ribosomal protein L6 — protein: MSRIGRQPVPLASGAKATLGEGKIIVSGPLGQLEQAIDPRLRVTIDAQKNAVRVERTADDRETRALHGLLRNVIANMVVGVTRGYLKTLQVVGIGYTAKLQDGQLVLQVGLANDLRVPVPEGIKVDPPETGNVFVSGVGSVPCAIVRVRGLDKQKVGDFAAMIHRLRPPEPYRGKGIRYEGEEIRRKAGKAFAAQE
- the rplR gene encoding 50S ribosomal protein L18 — encoded protein: MRANTKKNVLRARRHRRVRRKVSGTPERPRLCVRRSLLHIYAQLVDDTTGRTLVAASTLSPEVREACRGVKKVAAAAAIGKELARKALAAGVSKVAFDRSGYKYHGRVRALAEGAREGGLQF
- the rpsE gene encoding 30S ribosomal protein S5, with product MALPSIEKEPGASHELIENVVKIFRSSSVVKGGRRFSFAALVVVGDGRGRVGYGYGKANEVPNAVDKAMSGARASLRNVSLAGDTLPHTVTGRFGSTKVLLRPAAPGTGVIAGAGVRAVVEAAGVRNVLSKVFGSRNLKNVVKATMDALGQLRTRAEVERLRGVTIE